One Phaseolus vulgaris cultivar G19833 chromosome 4, P. vulgaris v2.0, whole genome shotgun sequence DNA window includes the following coding sequences:
- the LOC137838549 gene encoding uncharacterized protein encodes MHADLEALHVRNEELRRVNEELRRGLRNNQGQREQEEMKHLTPPREFSTPFSQEILGAAIPNTFAGPKAIFTGMEDPEAHLTAFHTQMVLVGGFDAARCKLFMSTLTGMAIDWFISFPNDHITSFQQLSQLFREQYLADPAGNSNVEESLCSTLCPVYATAYLAMARLKQTARIIAPSSGAQPSANSMSGKDRRLALLELAKRRGTKGTGSSSSTTEPIAAPPLSVAPAEGPEQEKKRKRLVKASTSFAAAASTEEESSGSPLTVSSLDCAVVELRAETSSLRQLNTQLVGELESTKEAAATAEKKLEEVAGKLSKAQGQLAEAASSLAAVTTERDAAEASKQKLEAEKADLMNLDELVRSGFLKAYVAEPATTAALPSPAEEQAHEMPVLGEVHTIAGGFSGRRPTASQRKKYARGVNSIDERISGDPWESDLLFTRGDLRDVVPHDNDPVVISVVMAGRKVHRVLVDQGSSVAVMFWSTFNKLRLSPDLLRPYTGCLYGFADHQVEVRGYLELRTTFMDGETSRTESIRYLVVNANSTYNILLG; translated from the exons agggagttttccactcccttctcgcaggagatcctaggtgcagcgatccccaacaccttcgcagggcccaaggcgattttcaccgggatggaggatcctgaggcgcatctcacggcgttccacacgcaaATGGTGTTAGTAGGCGGCTTCGACGCCgcaagatgcaagctcttcatgagcactttgacagGAATGGCGATAGATTGGTTTATCAGCTTTCCTAACGACCATATCACATCTTTTCAGCAGCTGTCACAGCTGTTCAGAGAGCAATACCTggctgatcctgccggcaactcgaacgtggaggaatcgctttgtagcactctctgtcccgtctacgcgactgc ctatctcgcgatggctcgcttgaaacaaaccgcgCGTATTATTGCcccttcttctggtgcacagccttccgcga ACTCAATGTCGGGGAAAGACAGGAGGCTGGCCTTGCTAGAGCTTGCCAAGCGTCGGGGAACCAAGGGCACTGGCTCCTCCTCTTCTACAACTGAGCCCATTgcagcccctccactctcggtcgcgccagctgaaggccccgagcaagaaaagaaaaggaaaaggctggtgaaggcttccacgTCATttgctgctgctgcctcaactgaagaggagagctctggctctcctctt ACTGTGAGCTCTTTGGACTGCGCGGTGGTGGAGCTacgggccgagacctcctcctTGCGCCAACTGAACACTCagctagtgggggagctcgagtccaccaaagaagcgGCTGCTACTGCGGAGAAAAAGCTTGAGGAGGTGGCGGGCAAACTTTCTAAAGCCCAGGGCCAACTAGCAGAAGCTGCCTCCTCTCTTGCTGCCGTTaccactgagagagatgctgcggaggcctcaaagcaaaaactggaggcggagaaggctgatttgatgaac ctagatgaacTGGTGAGAAGCGGGTTTCTGAAGGCTTATGTCGCAGAACCCGCCACGACCGCCGCCCTACCGTCGCCCGCGGAAGaacaagcgcacgagatgcctgttctcggcgaggttcacaccattgctggaggctTTTCCGGCAGaagacccaccgcctcccagagaaagaaatacgcgaggggggtcaactcaatTGATGAGAGGATCTCAGGTGATCCGTGGGAATCAGACCTCTtgttcacgagaggggatcttcgagacgtggtgccgcacgacaacgatcccgtggtcatttcagttgtcATGGCGGGccgaaaggtgcacagggttcttgtcgaccaaggaagctctgtagccgtcatgttttggtcgacattcaacaagttgcggCTGTCTCctgaccttttgaggccctacacagggtgcttatatggttTCGCAGAtcaccaggtggaagtccgaggctacctggagttgaggactacgttcatgGATGGAGAGActtcgcgtaccgaaagcatccggtacttggtcgtaaacgccaactccacctacaacatcttgttgggctga